The following DNA comes from Thalassoglobus sp. JC818.
CGAACATCGAGGTCATTCGCCTCAGCTTGAGCATTTGATTCCTGAACACGCAGCCAACTGATGAGCATCTCTGCCTGAAGATCTCGAAACGCCGTCAACCCGGCGCTGAGATTGGCCTTCATGGTCTGCTCGATCGCGGACTGTACGAAGACACCAATTCCGAACAACAAGATCACAGCGATGATCGGCCAAACCCAAAGCTGCTTCTTCAGAAAGAGCCGGGTTCTCGTCACCTGTTGCGACAGTCCACCCCCGACCCACGACTGCCGGGCAGCGGTGATCGAACGGTTGAGAAGCGAGTTGCGGAAGTTTGGAGAGAAAAATTTCACGATCGGAAATACTCATAGAGCACAAATCAGCTCACTGCCGTTGGCGGAGAGCAGAACGGAACAGGTCGTCACGACCGACAATGAACCGCATCAATCATTCTTCGACAATCACATCCAGGAGAAACCAATGCCATCAAATGCCGCGATTGTGTCGCCGATCGAGTCAATTCCTGACGGTTCCGTGCCTCTTCGAAGATGGAATGAAATTAACGGTTCGCACGATTGATCACGTTAAACCAATCTTCCTGCGAGTTTGACGGAACCGACTGAAGCAATCAGAATCAGCAACACACAAAAGCCAAATTCGATAATTTACCCATCTCAATCGTTCCAACACGGTTGTTCCCTGAATTGGAAGACGTCGCAATGCCAGAGCATGCTTCGAAACGGTCTTCGCGAACTCACATGAACTCATCATTCCAAAAGCCCGTAAAACAAACTCAGAATGTGCTCATGCATAAACAAAGCGCGTTCAACTTTGCGAATTTCGTGAGGACGCCATTCGCCATCGCTGGAGCCGCTTTGCTTCTCAGCAATCTGTGCTGGGCAGCGACAAAGCATCCGAACGTGCTGATTGTCATGACTGATGATCAGGGATATGGCGATCTCAGTTTACATGGGAATCCGCACCTTCAGACTCCGAATCTCGACGACTTCGCTCGTTCGGGAGCACAATTTGAACGGTTCTTCGTCAGCCCGGTGTGCGCCCCAACGCGAGCGAGTCTTCTCACCGGACGAGACCACTTGAGAACCGGAGTGAGTGGAGTCACCCGAGGGTTCGAAAACGTACGTCCAGAGGAAGTCACAATTGCCGAACTCTTCCGAGACGCTGGCTATCGGACCGCGTGCTTTGGGAAATGGCACAACGGACGACACATGCCAATGCACCCGAATGGACAGGGTTTCGAGACGTTTATCGGATTCTGCGCCGGTCACTGGAACACCTATTTCGATCCACCGCTTGAGCACAACGGAGAAGAGATTCAGGGACAGGGCTACATCACTGACTTTCTGACTGATGAAGCCATCAAGTTCATTCAGACAGACGATGACGAACCTTGGCTTTGCTATGTCGCTTACAACACCCCTCACTCACCTTGGCGCGTTCCGGATGAGTATTGGAATCGCTTCAACAAGATGGGGCTCGACACCAAAGCGCAATGTGCTTACGCCATGGTCGCGAACATTGATGACAATTTCGGGAGACTGATCGCCGCCCTCGATGAAACTTCCGCAGACGAGACAATAGTTCTGTTCCTGACTGACAACGGGGCCAACTCGGATCGGTTCAACGCGGGAATGAAAGGACGCAAAGCGTCGATCGACGAAGGCGGATCGCGCGTCCCGCTCCTGGTCCGCTATCCAGATGTCATTTCATCCGGAACCATGGTGGAGCCAATCGCTTCACATCTCGACTTGCTGCCCACACTCGCAGAATTCTGCAGCGTTGAAGTGCCTGAAGAAGTTCGAGAGCGACTCAACGGAACATCTCTCGTTCCGCTCCTGACCGATTCGACTTCCCCGTCCGAATGGCCGAGCCGGACGATCTTTACCGATATGTATCGAATGACTCGCCCCAAACACTTTCGTGCAGCCGTCAGAACGAATCAGTGGAGAGCCACAATTCAGGGAGCATCGGCCGACTCTCAGCATTGGAAGCTGTACGACATGGTTTCCGATCCAGGCCAGCAGAAAAACGTCGCTGCATTCCATCCCGAAGTGGTCACACAACTCCGTGAAAGCTACCTCAAATGGCGATCGACGATCGATCTCGATTCGCTCGATGATGTGCGCATTCCAGTGGGTCATCCCTCCCGGAATGCTTTTCGGCTCCCGGCGAATGAAGCCTTCTTGATCCCGGACGTTGGAGAAGGGATTCGCTACACCGGCGACACTTCGGCCGGGTATGCCAACAGCTGGATCACTGATTGGACAAACACGGACGCTTATCCAGAGTGGACCATCGAAGTGACAGAAGCTGGACGATATTCAATCAGCCTCGAATACACCTGTCCGCTTGAAAGCGTTGGAAGTCAACTTCGCATCGAAATCGGCGATCAGACAACCGCCGTTAACATTCCCAAAGCCTTCGATCCACCGCTCGTTCCCAAACCGGACTATTTGTACTCAACGAACTACCAGGACAAATCGAGCTGGGCGACTCTCGAGATTGATGAGTACGACCTCGAAGCTGGGGTTTATCCAATTCGCGTCAAAATAAACTCATTGGCCGGTGAAAAGGGAATCGACCTGGGCTCGCTGACTCTCATCCGATCAGGGAACTCGAACTGAAACGATAGCCACAGAATGAGGGCAAAGCATCAGCCCCTCACATCGCTCCGATGGGGTAAAGCATCGATCGTCTATTGATGGAATCGGTCTCGCGGATGCTGAGTGCCACGCACAGTTTGGCGGGCGTACTTCTTAGCGGGCTTCTTTCGAAAGAAAACAGCCCAGCCCACGACGAGCAGCAACAATCCAACGATCCATCCACCATGGACTGGTTCGATGATGTAATGCGCGGTGCTTTCGGAAGAGACCGCACCATGTCCGGGATGAGCAAAGACGGCGGAAGTGAAAATTGTGTCGACCAAAAGTCCGAGACATCCAATTCGCAGCAAATGGTTCAAGAGTTCACTCCGCAAAACTGAAAACTGATCACCGACATTCAACTCCGAATTGTCGCAGATTCTTCAACGAGATTGGCATAGTTTCTCAGGAGTTGCAATCCGACCCGCTGACTTTTCTCCGGATGAAACTGAGTCGCCATCAGGTTTCCCTTTGCTACGATTGAAGCAAAGGTCTGAGTTCCATGAGTCGTCTCCCCGATGACGGTCACTCGATCGCTGGGACGGACGAAAAAACTGTGCACAAAATAGAAATGCGATTCCGTTGAGATTCCTTCCAACAACGGATGGGTCTGAACGGTATCCACAGCATTCCAGCCCATGTGGGGAATCTTGAGTTCCGGCTCATTCTGAAACCGAACGACATCCCCGTCGATTAATCCCAAGCCTTCATATTCTCCATCTTCGTAGCTCGTTTCGAAGAGAAGCTGCAGTCCCAAACAAATTCCGAGAAGCGGCTTTCCGGAATCGACAGAATCACGGAGAGCAGACGGAAAGTCCTTCTGACGGATTTCCTGAATCGCATCTCGAAATGCCCCGACTCCCGGCAGAATCAATCCGTGGTACTGGTCCAACTCGCTCGGACGACTCACGATTTGCGCATGGACTCCCAGAAACTCGAAGGCCTTTTGGACGCTTCGCAGGTTGCCCATCCCGTAATCGATAATTCCAATCATGAATCTGCCTGTCGTGGTTTTCTGAATGCCCCGAATTGAGTTCAGCCAGCTAACTCTCGAATCATGCTTCGATTGAGAGACACAGAGAAACCGGACAGGGGCAAACAAAAAACCGAATTTTCACAACTTGTGAAAATTCGGTTGATGATTTCATCGAACTTCAGCACTTTCGAAAAAATTACTCTTCTTCGATCTCAAGTTCATCCAACTCGTCAACTCCGCTGACGTCGGAATCGGTCAGAGCATTTTGAAGGTCTGGACCATGATCATAGCAGTCACTGTCGTGCCACAGTGGAACTCCAGCGGAGTAACGTGCGGCCAACATTTTGACTTTATCTTCGGAACCAGGTTTCGCCTCAGTTGGAGTAAGCGGATCGTACCCGCAAATGTCAAATTCCTCGACACCCTCTTCGAACTCAGCTCCATCGTCGCTGTAAGCGGATTCAATGCCAAGTGCGATGTCAACCTCTGGGTCAACCTCGAAGGAAAACTCCATAAACCAATCTCCCCTCATCTCTGTCAATGAGTGACTTTTCAACAATGACGCGCGGAAAAGTCCGTGTCGTCTCTACCAAATTCCACAATCTCAACGTGATTCGACGGAGATTCCTCCGTCAGGTCGAATCACAAATCCGCGAGGAAAATGGAATCCCCGCGATCAACTAATCTCGAACACAGACGAATCTCTTCCGCAGGACGGAACGATCGTCTGGAAACCCACACTCCGAATCATTGATTCAGACCATGGACTGTTGCCGCAGACCGATGCCTCGAATCTGATTTCTTGAGAAATCTTCGAAACAATCAAGTCGAACGCAACGGAATCAAAACATTCAATCGGGGTGGTGCCGCTCGCAAGACTGCGAACCTCGACACCAAAATCCCGTCTGATCTACTGGCCGCATTTCAAACCCTCTTCATACCGACTTCACGACATGAAAACTTTTTGAAACACTCGAATGACCATCTTCATACTGAAATGAACGCATCCGCGACGGTCAATCCGTACTCTCTCCACCCACCAATTCCATTTTTCCAGTCCCTTGGATAAGCAATTTGCGTCAGCAGGTCCGACTCATTCGGCCTTCAGAATGACGACACAGGGACAGAGGTTAGGGGATTGAAAACGCTCTCTTTCAGTCCTCCAGATTCTCTCGGATCGTCGCAAATTGTCAATAAAAAAATGAGCTATGGAAGAAGATTCCCCGGATTCCTGACTCGTCATATTCACCAGCCAGGCACCCGCTAACGAGGTGTGACCAGACCGATACTATTTCGAGATTCTGCCGGATTGAATTGAGCCCAATTCCATGCTGCGCTGCACTTTTCGTTTTTTGCCCCGGGCATCAGAGACTTAACAAGTTTCTCACAATCTGGAATAAATCCTCACTGGAGCAACAACCCATCAGCGATCACAAGTGACTTGGCCGATTGCCTCAAATTCTCATTCCAGGACTGGCCCTCAAGGAACTCTCAATATCGCCTCATAAACAGAAATGGGTGAACCGGAAACGCGAGGTGAAGACCGTTCCGAATTGACAGAGGCTTGTTCAGATCGCTCGACTCACTCATAAAGAAAGTGATGGAACGATCCCCCAAACCTATGCATTGCACCAAAGCTTCAGACTGAGAAACCCATCGGCAATTTTCGATTCCAACCTCGAAATCGAGACAACCGAAGCTCACTTCACTGAACGCGGAGGATCGTGCGATTTTCGATAAGGCCCCCCGCCTTGCTTGCCCTCTGAGCTGGCGAGTGGATCTCGCGATCAAAAATTTGAGTCTCGATGACTTCACACGCAGAACGAAGAAGCATTCTGCGGACCGGTCCACTCGAAGCTTGGGATGCTTCCTCGGTCAACACATCGACAATTTGCGATCGAAGGTCGTTCGAGCTGGAGTGACACTCAAGGTCCATGCGGAGTTCCGGGATTTGCTTCAGCAATGAAAGGCGGCCGATGCGCACTTCATCGACCTTTTGTCTGTTCGAAGACAGTGATGCTCTCCCCCGAAATCGGAACCAGCCAATTCGCCCCGGAGTCAGAACGAAAAGTCATCCCTGACACATTGGTTTCCCCAGTCTTCCTATTGCCACACCAAGCCAAAACGTCAAAGATCATCGTGGCCCAAATGACGGCGGATCGCCGTGCAAAGAAAAGCGTCCGCAGTCCATCTATCGCATGCAACACTCGACTGTTGAAGAGTTTGCAAATCCAGGCCTCGCTGTTAGTATCAGCAGGAATTGAATCATGAGACACTCAATTCGCTCATCCGCCTGCGAGACGGCTTCCATTCTCAATCGGCTACGAGGACTCCCATCATGTTCCGAAACGGATTGTGCTTCTTCATTTCAGGGATGATTATGATGATATCAGGACAACAAATTGTCACTGGCGCTGAAGAAATCACCTCAGTGGAGGGAATCACTGAGTACCAGCTTGAGAACGGAGTCCGGGTGCTTCTCTTCCCTGATCCTTCGAAACCTCAAGTCACAGTCAACATGACAGTTTTCGTCGGCTCGCGTCACGAAGGATACGGCGAAGCAGGCATGGCTCACTTGCTTGAGCACATGTTATTCAAGGGAACTCCGGACCATCCGAACATTCCAAAAGTGCTCAAAGAACACGGAGCCCAGTTCAACGGAACGACGTGGCTCGATCGAACGAACTACTACGAAACGCTCCCCGCCAGCGAAGAGAATCTGAAGTTCGCGATCCAGCTGGAAGCAGATCGTCTCGTCAACAGCTTCGTCAAAGGTGAAGACCTTAAATCAGAGATGACGGTCGTTCGCAACGAGTTCGAATCAGGCGAAAACTCGCCAAGTCGAATCCTCGGACAGAAAGTCATGTCGACTTCGTTCGAATGGCACAACTACGGTCAGTCGACAATTGGAAACCGCGCCGATATTGAGCGTGTTCCCGTCGAATCGCTGCAGCGTTTCTATCGGAAGTATTACCAGCCCGACAACGTAATGGTGATCGTCGCTGGAGCATTCGATCCGGAAGTTGCCCTGAAGGAAATTGATGAGCGATTCGGTTCGATCCCTCGGCCTGACCGAGTTCTTGAAGACACGTATACTGAAGAGCCTGCCCAAGACGGAGAAAGACTCGTCACGCTTCGCCGCGTCGGAGACGTTGGACTGGCCGCAGCGGTCTATCACATCTGCTCAGGTGCTCATCCTGACTATGTCGCGATCGATACACTCGAACACATTCTGACATCGTCCCCTTCCGGACGACTCTACACCGGACTCGTTGAGTCCAAACTCGCAGCGAGCATCTCTGGAGCTGCCTACGCTCTGCACGATCCAGGCGTTCTGCGGTTGATGGCAGAAGCTTCCCCGGGAGTTGACCCGCGAGATGTGCTTTCCAAACTTCTCGAGATCACAGAGTCCATCGGGACAGATGGAGTGACCGAAGAAGAAGTCGAACGCGCGAAACGCTACTGGCTGAAGACTTGGGAAATGTCGCTCACCGACAGCAGTAGACTCGCGGTTCAACTCAGCGAATGGGCAGCACAAGGTGACTGGCGTTTGATGTTCCTGTACCGGGATCGACTCGAGAAAGTCACTCCGGAAGACGTGCAGCGCGTCGCAGCGAAGTACCTGCAACAAAATAACAGAACTGCTGGACTCTTCATCCCGACCGAAGAGCCAGAACGAGTCACCGTTCCGCAAACTCCGGAACTGGCAGAAATGATCGGCGACTACCAAGGTCGCGAGGCGGTCGCAGCTGGTGAAGCATTTGATGTGTCGCCAGCGAACATCGAGTCTCGCACCTCCCGAGTCGACCTTCCGACTGGGGTGAAAGCAGCATTTCTCCCTAAGAAAACGCGAGGCGAAGCGGTCGTCCTCGAGTTCAATTTCCGCTACGGAGACACAGACTCACTCAAGGGACTGGCTACAGCTGCAGAACTCCTTCCAACACTGATGACTCGCGGGACAGAGTCGCTCAGCCGACAAGAGATTCAGGACGCACTTGATGAGAATAAAGCCAAGCTGTCCGGTTCTGGAATTCCGGGACTGATCAACTTCTCGATCGAAACTCGACGTGAATTCCTTCCCGAAGTTCTCAAACTGTTCAAAGACATCGTTCGAAACCCCTCGCTGCCAGAGTCAGAACTCGAACTCATTCGCAACGCGAAAGTCGCCAGCTACGAACAACAACTCACCGACCCCACAGCCCTCGCTCGTGTTGCTGTCTCTCGCGCACTTAGCAAGGACTACGCGGCTGATGACGTTCGCTACACACCGACGATCGAAGAAGAAATTGAACGGCTGAAAGCGACAGAGCTCGACGAGATCAAACGTCTCTACAAAGACTTCCTCAACGGAACCAACGGTGAAGTCTCAATCGTCGGCGACTTTGAAATCTCAGAGGTTCAACCTCTGGTTGAAGAGATTCTCGCCGACTGGACATCAGATTATCCATTCGAACGAGTCGGTCGTCCAGAAGCTGTCGACGTTCACGGAGGTCGTGAAGAAATCCTGATTCCGGGGAAAGAAAATGCGACTTACCTCGCCGGAACACTCTTCCCGATCACCGACGATGATCCAAACTACCCTGCTCTGGTCATGGGCAACTACGTCCTCGGAAGTAGTGGACTCTCATCACGGCTCGGAGATCGAGTCCGCCAGAAAGACGGGCTCTCCTACGGAGTTGGCTCAATCCTTCGAGGTTCATCGATCGATCCTCGCACGACTCTGCTTGTCTATGCCATCACCAATCCTGACAACATGTCCAAGGTTGAAGATGCCATTGAAGAAGAGATTGAACTCCTTCTCGAGAAGGGAGTCACCGCCGAAGAACTGGAAGCAGCCCAGAACGGCTATCTGGAGCGACAAACTGTTGATCGTTCCGACGATCGTCAACTGGCAACAACTCTGACGAACACAGCGTATCTCGATCGAACGATGGAGTTTTACGCAAAACAGGAAGAAGAAATCGCCGCGTTGACAACAGAAGACGTCAACAACGCACTCAACAAATTTCTGAGCTTGAAGCATTACGCCGTCTTCGCTGCCGGTGATCTGCATCGAGAAACCGACACCCCTAAAAAGGAAAGTGAAGACCCCATGCCGGCGGAAAAAGAAGAACTCAAGACAACGGAGAGCGGACTGAAATACCGGATCATCGAACCCGGCGAAGGCGCTCAACCGACTGCCGCAAGCACTGTCGTCTGTCACTACA
Coding sequences within:
- a CDS encoding sulfatase-like hydrolase/transferase produces the protein MHKQSAFNFANFVRTPFAIAGAALLLSNLCWAATKHPNVLIVMTDDQGYGDLSLHGNPHLQTPNLDDFARSGAQFERFFVSPVCAPTRASLLTGRDHLRTGVSGVTRGFENVRPEEVTIAELFRDAGYRTACFGKWHNGRHMPMHPNGQGFETFIGFCAGHWNTYFDPPLEHNGEEIQGQGYITDFLTDEAIKFIQTDDDEPWLCYVAYNTPHSPWRVPDEYWNRFNKMGLDTKAQCAYAMVANIDDNFGRLIAALDETSADETIVLFLTDNGANSDRFNAGMKGRKASIDEGGSRVPLLVRYPDVISSGTMVEPIASHLDLLPTLAEFCSVEVPEEVRERLNGTSLVPLLTDSTSPSEWPSRTIFTDMYRMTRPKHFRAAVRTNQWRATIQGASADSQHWKLYDMVSDPGQQKNVAAFHPEVVTQLRESYLKWRSTIDLDSLDDVRIPVGHPSRNAFRLPANEAFLIPDVGEGIRYTGDTSAGYANSWITDWTNTDAYPEWTIEVTEAGRYSISLEYTCPLESVGSQLRIEIGDQTTAVNIPKAFDPPLVPKPDYLYSTNYQDKSSWATLEIDEYDLEAGVYPIRVKINSLAGEKGIDLGSLTLIRSGNSN
- a CDS encoding insulinase family protein, whose protein sequence is MMISGQQIVTGAEEITSVEGITEYQLENGVRVLLFPDPSKPQVTVNMTVFVGSRHEGYGEAGMAHLLEHMLFKGTPDHPNIPKVLKEHGAQFNGTTWLDRTNYYETLPASEENLKFAIQLEADRLVNSFVKGEDLKSEMTVVRNEFESGENSPSRILGQKVMSTSFEWHNYGQSTIGNRADIERVPVESLQRFYRKYYQPDNVMVIVAGAFDPEVALKEIDERFGSIPRPDRVLEDTYTEEPAQDGERLVTLRRVGDVGLAAAVYHICSGAHPDYVAIDTLEHILTSSPSGRLYTGLVESKLAASISGAAYALHDPGVLRLMAEASPGVDPRDVLSKLLEITESIGTDGVTEEEVERAKRYWLKTWEMSLTDSSRLAVQLSEWAAQGDWRLMFLYRDRLEKVTPEDVQRVAAKYLQQNNRTAGLFIPTEEPERVTVPQTPELAEMIGDYQGREAVAAGEAFDVSPANIESRTSRVDLPTGVKAAFLPKKTRGEAVVLEFNFRYGDTDSLKGLATAAELLPTLMTRGTESLSRQEIQDALDENKAKLSGSGIPGLINFSIETRREFLPEVLKLFKDIVRNPSLPESELELIRNAKVASYEQQLTDPTALARVAVSRALSKDYAADDVRYTPTIEEEIERLKATELDEIKRLYKDFLNGTNGEVSIVGDFEISEVQPLVEEILADWTSDYPFERVGRPEAVDVHGGREEILIPGKENATYLAGTLFPITDDDPNYPALVMGNYVLGSSGLSSRLGDRVRQKDGLSYGVGSILRGSSIDPRTTLLVYAITNPDNMSKVEDAIEEEIELLLEKGVTAEELEAAQNGYLERQTVDRSDDRQLATTLTNTAYLDRTMEFYAKQEEEIAALTTEDVNNALNKFLSLKHYAVFAAGDLHRETDTPKKESEDPMPAEKEELKTTESGLKYRIIEPGEGAQPTAASTVVCHYKGWLDNGNVFDSSYDRGEPATFPLGGVIKGWTEGLQLLKEGGKIELEIPSELGYGDRGAPPVIPPSATLHFEVELLDVR
- the hisH gene encoding imidazole glycerol phosphate synthase subunit HisH, coding for MIGIIDYGMGNLRSVQKAFEFLGVHAQIVSRPSELDQYHGLILPGVGAFRDAIQEIRQKDFPSALRDSVDSGKPLLGICLGLQLLFETSYEDGEYEGLGLIDGDVVRFQNEPELKIPHMGWNAVDTVQTHPLLEGISTESHFYFVHSFFVRPSDRVTVIGETTHGTQTFASIVAKGNLMATQFHPEKSQRVGLQLLRNYANLVEESATIRS